From Rutidosis leptorrhynchoides isolate AG116_Rl617_1_P2 chromosome 3, CSIRO_AGI_Rlap_v1, whole genome shotgun sequence, a single genomic window includes:
- the LOC139902304 gene encoding uncharacterized protein: protein MAERDTRGVDSYYQPGDYEDHSPIVYPAPNADNNRRFEVNRFTDEEVRLRLFPYSLKDKAKRELFHEAYERLKELLRSCNHQKIPKWELVKVFYDGLDSQNRQFLLEASGGVFMTRSSEDECAFFEQLSKGSKTQASVERKTHNPSHVNHVSNSGCSTRNLEKELDEIKMLLPMFNNPNQGGSVNFVQVQDMCSNCGDPSQYANGCKKGITLGMKEQVNEIQGRKYDPFSNTYNQGWRNHPNFSSDNNQYQRQNQNLSQNNQQSQSSSTDARMESLMEEMKKTLEIQNKSIAALGKQIGQVAEEKATRESDTIPSYTLLNPNHESQVRGHEVNMVGTLRNGKADDNKLKMPRKSEIKYGPGKSPTLHDLSNNVNEVQICVFKNENSMHHCPKKVKLTEKVSAVISSSLSPKFKDPGTPLISVTVGNVNVKKALLDFGACINILSSSFVDRYELGTLKRTDILIQLADRSMRTPMGMLKNVIVKVEDFYYPVDFIVMDIETNFRETQPTIILSRPFLATIDDLINCRTGVMDISFGNKRSRINIFNSLHTPDVQDCFLLDTNHEQVESSAHTFVECPMSKDVWSRVARWWNKDLNHVVSFDDRFLGLLGSADSIQISKIWQAIKWVTGYILWKNRNNTIFRKKKSTGPMILNEIQLKSFEWISNRSRRTPIVWSQWLINPSIYDDHG, encoded by the exons ATGGCAGAGAGAGACACACGAGGTGTGGATTCGTATTACCAACCGGGTGATTATGAAGATCACTCACCAATTGTTTATCCCGCTCCAAATGCGGATAACAACAGAAGATTTGAG GTAAACAGGTTCACGGATGAAGAGGTACGCCTTCGCCTATTTCCTTATTCTTTAAAAGATAAAGCAAAGC GTGAACTTTTTCATGAAGCATACGAACGTCTGAAGGAATTACTTAGATCTTGTAACCACCAAAAAATACCGAAATGGGAACTTGTCAAAGttttttatgatggtcttgactcgCAAAATAGACAATTCCTATTAGAGGCTAGTGGTGGTGTGTTTATGACTCGAAGTAGTGAAGATGAATGTGCATTTTTTGAGCAATTGAGCAAGGGTTCAAAAACTCAAGCTTCGGTTGAACGGAAAACTCACAATCCTTCCCATGTTAACCATGTTTCTAACTCGGGATGTTCCACTAGGAATTTAGAAAAGGAATTAGATGAGATAAAGATGTTGCTTCCCATGtttaacaacccaaaccagggtGGTAGTGTTAATTTTGTGCAGGTTCAGGATatgtgctcaaattgtggagatCCATCTCAATATGCAAACGGTTGCAAAAAGGGGATAACATTAGGGATGAAAGAGCAAGTGAATGAGATTCAAGGGCGAAAATATGATCCATTTTCCAACACCTACAACCAAGGATGGAGAAATCATCCAAACTTTAGCTCGGACAACAACCAATACCAAAGGCAAAATCAAAACTTGTCTCAAAATAATCAACAAAGTCAATCATCAAGCACGGATGCTAGGATGGAGTCATTAATGGAAGAGATGAAGAAGACTTTGGAAATTCAAAATAAGTCAATTGCAGCATTGGGTAAGCAAATTGGTCAAGTGGCAGAGGAAAAGGCAACACGAGAATCGGATACAATTCCGAGTTATACATTGCTTAACCCGAATCATGAATCACAAGTAAGAGGACATGAAGTGAACATGGTGGGCACTTTAAGAAATGGAAAGGCAGATGATAACAAATTAAAAATGCCCAGGAAATCAGAAATCAAGTATGGTCCAGGTAAGTCTCCTACGTTACATGATTTGAGTAATAATGTTAATGAAGTTCAG atttgtGTGTTCAAAAACGAAAACTCAATGCATCATTGCCCAAAAAAGgtaaaattaactgaaaaagtgagTGCGGTCATTTCTAGTTCACTTTCACCGAAGTTTAAGGACCCGGGGACACCATTAATTTCGGTTACGGTGGGTAATGTTAATGTCAAAAAGGCTTTATTGGATTTCGGGGCTTGTATTAACATACTTTCATCAAGTTTTGTTGACCGGTACGAGTTGGGAACTTTAAAACGAACTGATATTCTCATCCAACTTGCGGATCGGTCAATGAGAACTCCAATGGGTATGTTGAAAAATGTGATTGTGAAAGTGGAAGACTTTTATTACCCGGTAGATTTTATTGTTATGGACATTGAGACCAACTTTAGGGAGACCCAACCAACGATCATTCTTAGTCGTCCATTTTTGGCCACAATTGATGATCTCATCAATTGTAGAACCGGGGTTATGGATATTTCTTTTGGTAATAAGAGATCACGGATTAATATCtttaattcattacatacaccGGATGTCCAGGATTGTTTTTTGTTGGATACTAACCATGAACAG GTCGAGTCTTCTGCCCATACGTTTGTGGAATGTCCGATGTCCAAAGATGTATGGTCGAGAGTTGCTAGATGGTGGAATAAGGATCTGAATCATGTTGTTTCCTTCGATGACAGATTCCTAGGGTTGCTGGGCTCGGCTGATTCGATTCAAATCTCAAAAATATGGCAGGCTATAAAATGGGTCACGGGCTACATCTTATGGAAAAATAGAAACAATACGATCTTTAGAAAGAAGAAAAGCACCGGACCTATGATCCTAAACGAAATCCAATTAAAATCATTCGAGTGGATCTCTAATCGATCAAGGAGAACACCGATTGTTTGGTCGCAATGGCTTATAAATCCCTCTATATATGATGATCACGGCTGA